In the genome of Streptomyces aquilus, the window GATGCCGTGATCGAGGTCCCGTGCCTCGTGGACGCCAACGGCGCCCACCCGGTCACCGTCGCCCCGCTGCCCGACCACGCCACCGGCCTGGTCTGCGCGGTCAAGGCGGTCGAGCGCGAGGTGCTCGCCGCGGCCGGGTCCGGCTCCCGCGAGACCGCGGTGAAGGCCTTCGCGCTGCATCCGCTCGTGGACTCCGTGAACGTCGCCCGTCGGCTGGTGGAGGGCTATCGCGAGGTCCATCCGGGCCTGGCGTACCTTAGGTGACCACCTGCTGGTAAGCGCTTTCCAAACTCTTTCAGACCGCTCCCTCCTGGAGACTCCCCATGCACGACGAACGCCGACGGATCGAGGAGCGCGTAGAGCGCCTCCACACCCAGCGCATCAAGCCCGCGATCTACGCGGCCACCGTCCCCTTCGAGGTCGAGGCGTGGCAGGCGCCCGGGGAGCCGGTCTCCTTCGAGGAGGCCGCCGCCGCCCGCTACGAGCCCTTCGCCATGAACACCCCGTGGGGCCCGCCCTGGGGCACCACCTGGTTCCGGATGCGCGGCGAGGTGCCCGCCGCGTTCGCCGGGCGGCGCGTCGAGGCGGTCATCGACCTCGGCTTCGTCGGCGACTGGCCCGGCAACCAGGCCGAGGCCCTGGTTCACCTGCCCGACGGGCGCCCCCTGAAGGCGGTCAACCCGCTCAACCAGTACGTCCCGATCGCCAACCCGGCCACCGGCGGCGAGCAGATCGACTACCTGGTCGAGGCCGCCTCCAACCCCGACATCCTGGCGAACAACTTCTCCGAGCCCACCCTGCTGGGCGATGTCCTGACGGCGGGCGACAAGCCGCTGTACACCTTCCAGCGCGCCGACATCGCCGTCCTCGACGAGGAGGTCTGGCACCTCGACCTCGACATCCAGGTCCTGCTCGGCGTCATGACCCACCTCGGCGACCACGAGCCCCGCCGCCACGAGATCATGCACGCCCTCGACCGGGCCATGGACGCCCTGGACCTCGACGACATCTCCGGCAGCGCACCGGCCGTGCGCGAGATCCTCGCCCCGGTCCTGGCCAAGCCCGCCCACGCCAGCGCCCACGTCGTCTCCGGCGTCGGCCACGCCCACATCGACTCCGCCTGGCTGTGGCCCATCCGCGAGACCAAGCGCAAGACGTCCCGCACCTTCTCCAACGTCACCTCGCTCGCCGACGAGTACGACGACTTCATCTTCGCCTGCTCCCAGGCCCAGCAGTACGAGTGGGTCCGCGACAACTACCCGCACGTCTGGGCCCGCATCCAGGAGTCCGTGAAGAAGGGCCAGTGGGCGCCGGTCGGCGGCATGTGGGTCGAGTCCGACGGCAACCTGCCCGGCGGCGAGGCCATCGCCCGCCAGCTCATCCACGGCAAGCGGTTCTTCATCGAGCACTTCGGCGTCGAGACCAAGGGCGTCTGGCTGCCGGACTCCTTCGGCTACAACGCCGCCTACCCGCAGCTCGCCAAGCTCGCCGGCAACGAGTGGTTCCTGACCCAGAAGATCTCCTGGAACCAGACCAACAAGTTCCCCCACCACACCTTCTGGTGGGAGGGCATCGACGGCACCCGCATCTTCACCCACTTCCCGCCCGTCGACACCTACAACGCCCGCTTCTCCGGCGAGGAGATGGACCGCGCGGTCCGCAACTACGCCGAGAAGGGCGCCGGTACGCGCTCGCTGGCCCCCTTCGGCTGGGGCGACGGCGGTGGCGGCCCCACCCGCGAGATCATGGAACGCGCGCGCCGGCTCGCCGACCTGGAGGGCTCGCCCAAGGTCGTCGTCGAGCACCCCGACGAGTTCTTCGCCAAGGCCCGCGCCGAGTACGAGGACGCCCCCGTCTGGCACGGCGAGCTCTACCTCGAACTCCACCGCGCCACCTACACCTCCCAGGCCCGCACCAAGCAGGGCAACCGCCGCAGCGAACACAAGCTGCGCGAGGCCGAGTTGTGGGCGACGACGGCCGCGTTGCACGCACCGGACTACGCCTACCCCTACGACAAGCTCGACCGGCTGTGGAAGACGGTCCTGCTCCACCAGTTCCACGACATCCTGCCGGGCTCCTCGATCGCCTGGGTGCACCGCGAGGCGGAGGCCGAATACGCCCGCGTCGCCGACGAGTTGGAGGCGCTGACGGCGGAGGCGGTCGCGGCCCTGGGCGGCGGCACCGCGCAGGTCTTCAACACCAGCCCGTACGACCGCGCCGAGGTGATCCGCACGGCCGAGGGCTCCCTGGCGTACGTGTCGGTGCCCGCGAACGGCAGCGCCGCCGTGACCCCGTCCGAGCCCGCGCAGCCGGTGACGGTCGAGGGCCGGGTCCTCGACAACGGCCTGGTGCGGGTGGAGATCGCGGAGGACGGCACGCTGTCGTCCGTCTACGACCTCCGGGCGCAGCGCGAGGTCCTCGCCGAGGCCGGCAACCTCCTCCGCCTGCACACCGACCTCCCGAACTACTGGGACGCCTGGGACATCGACAAGCACTACCGCAACCGCTACACGGACCTGCTGGAGGGAGCGTCGGTCGAGGTCGTCGAGGAGGACCCGCTGCGCGCCGCCGTCCGCGTCACGCGCGACTTCGGCAAGGGCTCGAAGCTCGTCCAGACCATCACCCTGCGCGCCGGCAGCCCCCGCATCGACTTCGAGACCGAGATCGACTGGCACGAGGCCGAGAAGATCCTCAAGGCGGGCTTCCCGGTGGACGTGCGCGCCGCGCACTCCTCCGCCGAGATCCAGTTCGGCCACATCCAGCGCCCCACCCACACCAACACCAGCTGGGAGGCGGCCCGCTTCGAGGTCTCCGGCCACCGCTGGGTGCACATCGGCGAACCCGGCTACGGCGTCGCCGTCCTCAACGACTCGACGTACGGCCACGACGTCACCCGCACGGTCCGCGAGGACGGCGGTACGACGACCAAGGTCAGCCTCAGCCTGGTCCGTGCCCCGCGCATCCCGGACCCCGAGGCCGACCAGGGCAAGCACCGCTTCACCTACGCGCTGCTGCCCGGCGCGAGCATCGAGGACGCGGTCGCCGAGGGCTACGCCCTCAACCTTCCGCTCCGGGTGGCCGACGCCGCGGGCGCGCCCGAGCCGGTCGTCTCGGTCGACGGCGACGGCATCACCGTGGAGGCGGTCAAGCTCGCCGACGACGGCTCGGGTGACGTGGTGGTGCGGCTGTACGAGTCGCGCGGCGGCCGCGCGCAGGGGCTGCTGCGGACCGGCTTCCCGCTCACGGGCGCCGAGGTGACCGACCTGCTGGAGCGCCCGCTGGAGACCGCGAACGTCACGGACGGCGCTGTCTCTGTCGCGCTGCGGCCCTTCCAGATCCTGACGCTCCGGCTGCGGAGGGGGTGAACCATGCCGATGCAACCGTGGTTCACCGACGCCAAGTTGGGGATCTTCGTGCACTGGGGCATCTACGCCGTCGACGGCGTCCAGGAGTCCTGGTCGTTCTACGACGACATCGTCCCGCACGACCGGTACATGTCCCAGCTGGAGCGCTTCACCGGCGCCAAGTACGACCCGCGTGCCTGGGCCGACCTGTTCGCCCGGGCGGGCGCCAAGTACGCCGTGCTGACGACCCGTCACCACGACGGAGTGGCCCTGTGGGACACGGAGTTCGGCGACCTCAACCTCGGTAAGGACTACGTCGGCCCCTATGCCGAGGCCCTGCGCGAGAAGGGCCTGAAGGTCGGCTTCTACTACTCCCACTCCGACTGGAACCACCCGGACTATGCCTCCACGCGCAAGCCGGGCCGCCCGCCGGAGCAGGAGGACAACCGCTACTCCGAGGTGGCCGCCGAGGACGAGGACCTGGAGGCCTGGGAGCGTTTCATCGCCTACCGCGACGGCCAGATCCGTGAACTGGCCTCCCGCTACCGGCCGGACCTGATGTGGTTCGACGGCGAGTGGGACCGCAGCGAGGAGCAGTGGCGCATCCCGGAACTGGCCGCGCTCATACGGTCGTACGTGCCGGACGTCGTGTTCAACGCCCGCATGCTCAGCGAGGGCGACTACGCCACCCCCGAACAGGGCGCGCCCATCGAACCGCCGGACGGGCCCTGGGAGTTGTGCCTCACCATCAACGACTCGTGGGGCTACCAGCACGCCGACCACAACCACAAGTCGCTGAGCCAGCTCATCCGCTACTTCACCGAGACCATCGGGGGCGGCGGCAACCTGCTGCTCGACGTCGGCCCGATGGAGGACGGCACGATCCCGCAGCCGCAGGTGGAGCGGCTGGAGGGGCTGGGGGAGTGGATCCGCAAGCACGCGGAGGCGGTGTACGGGACGGTACGCGGCCTGCCCGCCGGGCACCACTACGGTCCCAGCACCCTCTCCGCCGATCGCCGCACGCTCTACCTCACCCTGTTCGACATCCCGCGCGCCGAGATCGGCGTCCGGGGCCTGGCGACGGCGGTCCGGAAGGTCACCGTGCTCGGCACCGGCACCGAACTCGGCCACCGGGTCGTCGGCGGGCTGCACGAGGCGGTCGGCGTGCTGTGGATCGATCCGCCGGCCCGGACGGACCTCGACCCGTACGCCACCGTGCTCGCGGTGGAGCTGGACGGGGAGCTGGAGCTCTACCGGGGGTCAGGCCGCTTCTGAGACGGATGGTCCCCTGGTCACGGCCCTGTTCCGGGCGGCCGTGACCAGGGGCCTTCTGCGGCGCGACTCAGCCGGTGAAACCGGCCGTGATCGAGGTGAACTGCCAGTTGTTCTGGCTGATACCGGAGCAGTTGCTCACCACGCCGCCACCCGCGCACGGCCGGTCGCGGTTGACCGACCAGAACGCGAGCCGGGCGATGTGGTGGGAGTTCGCCCAGTCGCGGATCTGCGTCCAGATGGCGGGGCTCGTCAGCTCCTGCTGGTCGCTGAGCCCGTTCATGCCGGAGATGCCGATGTGGGCGTAGGCGGTCGCGTCGTCCCAGCCGAAGGTGGACTTCAGCTTGGCCTTCAGACCCTCCGTCGCGTTCACGGTGTTGCCGTACATGTCGGAGCCGCCGCCGAAGTCGAACGGCATGATGGTGAAGACGTCGATGTCGGCGCCGATGGACTTGGCCTGCTCGATCAGCCGGTTGCCGTAGTAGGTCGGTCCGGTGGTCGAGGTGCCGAAGGTGACGATGGTCTTCAGGCCGGGGTTGTTGGCCTTGACCGTCTTCAGCGCGGTGAGGATCCGCGCCTGCACGGCCTCGTTCTCGAACTCGTCCGTGTTCTCGATGTCCATGTCGATCGCCTTGAGCGAGTAGGCGTCGATCACCTTCTGGAGCGCGGCGGCGAGCGCACTGGCGGAGGAGCAGTTGGCGCCGAGCTTGCTGCCCTGCCAGCCGCCGAACGAGGGCACGATGTCCCCGCCCGCCGAGCGGATCTGGTTGATGACCGTCTGGTCGACCCCGCCGGTCAACGGCCGGTTGCTGTCCCACATGGGGTTGCAGCCGCCGCCGTCCAGCATGAACGCCATCGTGAACCACTTGATGCCGGTCGAGCTCATCACCGTCGACACGCTCGGCGGATCGCCCCAGCCCTCGTACAGATAGGGCGCGGCCTGCTTGAACCCGGTACCGCCACCGCCGCCCGTGTCGGTCGTGACGCTCACGGCGTTGGAGGCCGCCGAGGTGTTCCCGGCCGCGTCCCGGGCCTTCACGGTGAAGGTGTAGGCGGTGCCGGCGGACAGCCCGCTGACGGTGGCCGTCGTACCGGAGACGCTCAGCACCTGGTTGGAGCCGCTGTAGATGTCGTACGCGGTGACGCCGACGTTGTCCGTCGAGGCGTTCCAGGCCAGCGACACGGTGGAGGAGGTCTTCGCGGTGGACCGGAGACTGGTCGGCGCGGTCGGCGCCTGCGTGTCCGAACCGCCGCCGCCACCGGGGCCGTCGAGGCTGATGTCGTCGGCGTAGTAGGTGCCCTGCGCGTACCAGCCGTGGGTGTAGATCGTGGCGCTGGTCTGCGAGGCACCGGTGGTGAAGCCGACGCTGAGCTGGGCGTACGCCGACGGTGACGACGTCCAGGTGGAGGCGCCGCCGTCCACCCCGAGGTAGACGTAACTGCCGCGCACCCAGCCGCTCAGCGTGTACGCCGTGTTCGGTTTGACGGCGACGGTCTGGCTGCACTTGGCGTTGTCACTCGAACTCACCGCCCCCGCGAGGGCCTTGGAGCCACTGTGCACGGGGGAGGAGACGACCGAGCCGAGGTTCCCGGTACACGACCAGGGCGAGAGACTGCCCGACTCGAGGCCGGGGTTGGTCAGGATGTTCGCCGCCTGAGCGGTGCCGGGCAGAGCGACGGCTCCGGTGAGCGCGAGCCCGGCGGTGGCGAGGAGAGCGAGGAGACGACGTCTGGGACGTCTGGAGGGGTTGCTGAGTGGGTTGCGCACGCGATCTCCCTGAAGGAATGGGGGTGTTCGGGAGTGCAGGGGGTGCGCAACAAAGTTGGTATGGACCAATAGGCCTGTCAAGGAGATTGACGGAATTGGTCCATACCGGTGTGGGTGAGGCTGCTAAGGGGCGCGGGGAACTGCGCGACCAGCCACAGCGAACCCGCACCCGGCAACGAACCCTAAAGCGGCAGGACAGAAGCCGCAGCCTCCACCACAACAGGCTCAGTCACCACAGGCGCCGGCACGGCAGGCAACGGCTCGGACGCCTCACGCTGCTGCGGCAGCGAAACCGCCCGAAGCGGCCGCGGCCCCGACACCACCGTGTAGTCCTGCCCCAGGAACGGCGGCACCATCTCCCCCGGGTCCTCACCCAGCGCCAACTGCACGGCGGCCCAGGGCGCGTTGACCCCGCACAGCGACAGCTGGTGCAATCCCCCAGCTGGACGCGTGTTGACATCCATGAGAACAGGCCGGTCGCCGAACATCCGGAACTGGATGTTGGACAGGTAGTGCAGCCCGAACCCCTCCGCGATCAACCGCGCGGGCTCCAGCCACTGCTCGTGCAGCGTGAACCCACGCCGGCGCCCGTTCTTCGTACGGCCCACCGCCAGCCGAATCCGGTTGTCGGGCCCGGTCAGGCAGTCCACCGACACCTCCGGCTGCTCAAGACGCGGCATCACCAGCCAGTCCACCGCCTCGTCGGCCTGCCGCAACGCCTCGACGACCACGTCCAGCGGGACGTAGGGGCTGGGGAAGCCGTTGAGGTGAACGAGCGAGAAGGGGGCGCGCGTGATCACACGGAAGCCCACCCCGCCCGCACCGGACGCCGGCTTGAAGCACGCCTTGTGGCCGGCCGCCTCCAACTCCTCGACAGCCGCGACGAGTTCGTCGGCGGACCGGACCCGGAACCACGGCGGCACCGGGACCCCGATCGCCTGCACGGCCTCGTAGGCGATCACCTTGTCCTCGAAGACGGCCACGGCCTCCGGCGGCGGCGCCAGCAGCGCCGTCCCGACCGCCGCGAACTCGGCCCGGTGCGCCACGATCGCCGACTGGTGCAGCCGGGGCACGAACACGTCGATGCCGCGGCGCTGGCACTGGTCGAGCGCGTACTCCACGTACCCGGCGGGGGACAGGCCCTCCGGCTCCAGGTCCGCCGTGTCGGCGGCGGCCAGTACGGGGGAGTCCGCGTCGCCGTGCGTGGCATGGATCTCGACGGCGCGATCGCTGGGATTTTTCCGCAGCTGATCCATGAAGAACACGTTCTCCGCGTACGTGCGGTTGAGCCAGACGCGTACGCGAGAGATCATGCAGGCCGCCTTTCGGGGTTTTCGGGCACAGCGAAGCAGGCCGCGCCCGGCCAGGGTGGTAGAGGGGACACCAAACCGCCCTGTATGAAGGGAAGTTCATGGCGGTGGTGTTGGGGCGATCATACGGCCTGCCGAGGCCCCCGCGTGCAACGTGCGTGTTACGGATTTTTCGATCTTGAACCACCCTCGCGGCGGCGCCCGCTTATCCTGTCGTGGTCGTATCCGGTGCGCGGAGGGGGCGGGACGTGACATCGAGGGCCGATGGCGCCGCACAGCTGCTGGCCATCAGCGACCTGCACATCGGCTACCCGGAGAACCGCGCCCTGGTGGAGGCCGTGCGCCCGGAGACGGACGACGACTGGCTGCTCGTCGCCGGTGACGTGGCGGAGACCGTCGACGCGATCCGCTGGGCGCTGGAAACCCTCGCCGGCCGCTTCCGCAAGGTGATCTGGGCCCCCGGCAACCACGAACTGTGGACCCACCCCAGCGACACCGTCACCCTGCGCGGCGTGGCCCGCTACGAGCACCTCGTCGAGGTCTGCCGCGACCTCGGCGTCCTCACGCCCGAGGATCCCTACCCCGTCTGGGAGGGACCCGGCGGCCCGGTCGCCGTCGCCCCGCTCTTCCTCCTCTACGACTACTCCTTCCTGCCCTCCGGCTGCACGACCAAGGAACAGGGCCTGGAGTACGCGTACGGCACCGGCATCGTCTGCACCGACGAACACCTGCTGCACCCCGACCCCTACCCGAGCCGCGAGGCCTGGTGCCGCGCCCGGGTCACCGAGACCGAGCGCCGGCTGGAGGCCCTGCCGGACGACCTGCCCACCGTCCTGGTCAACCACTACCCGCTGGACCGGCACCCCACGGACGTCCTGTGGCACCCCGAGTTCGCCATGTGGTGCGGCACCACCCTGACCGCCGACTGGCACCGCCGGTTCCGCGTCGAGACCATGGTCTACGGCCATCTCCACATCCCCCGCACCACCTGGCTCGACGGGGTCCGCTTCGAGGAGGTGTCGGTGGGCTACCCGCGCGAGTGGAAGAAGCGGCCCGAGCCGCCGGGACGGCTGCGCCGCATCGCGCCCGGGGAGGTCGGCGCGCTGTGATCGAGGACCTGCTGCCGGACTCCGTGGTCGCCGTGGAGACCCACGGTCAGGCCGACGCGGAGAACATCACCCTGTACCCCGAGGAGGCCGCGCTCGTCGCGCGGTCCGTCGCCAAGCGCCGTCGTGAGTTCGCCCTCGTACGGGCCTGCGCCCGGCGGGCGATGGAGAAGCTCGGGGTCCCCCCGCAGCCGGTGCTGCCCGGCGAACGCGGCGCCCCGCAGTGGCCCGCCGGCCTGACCGGCAGCATGACCCACTGCGACGGCTACTGCGCCGCCGCCCTCGTCCGTGCGGCCGACCTCGCCTCCCTGGGCATCGACGCCGAACCCCACGGACCGCTCCCGGACGGCGTCCTCGACAGTGTGTCGCTGCCCGACGAGCGGATCAGGCTGCGCCACCTCGCCGCGAGCCGGCCCGGCATCCACTGGGACCGGCTGCTGTTCAGCGCCAAGGAGTCCGTCTACAAGGCGTGGTTCCCGCTCACCGGCATCTGGCTCGACTTCGCCGAGGCCGACATCGACATCCTCGTCGACCCCGGCGAGTTCCCCCGTGGACGCCTGCGCGCCGAACTGCTCGTCCCCGGACCGGTCCTGGGCGGGCAGCGGCGTGGTGTCTTCGAAGGGCGCTGGACCGTCCGGGACGGTCTCGTGGCCACGTCGGTGGTCGTGCCGCACGCCTGAGCGTGCGGCACGACCGGTCCGTGTCGGCCGGCTTCCCGGCCTCCCGCCGGCGGGTTCCCTACGGCGTCGGCGGACACCAGTTCTGGAGCAGCCGGAAGAAGGCCTCCTCGTTGCCCGCCAGGCCCGCTTCCGCCAGCGCCTGCTCCGCCTCGGCGAGGACGGCGGGCGGCACCACGGGTGGTCGCCTGCCGTCCGGCGGACCGTCGAACGCGGCCCGGACGGTGTGCAGCAGCCGCAGGTAGGCCTGTACGGCGGTGCGCTCGCGGTCGGTGAGTACGGCGGTGGGCATCGGTCGGCTCTCCCCAAGTCGGCTCGTCGGTCGGCCCCGCCAATGAGGGCCCGACTCCAGCTTGCCAACCGGCACTGACAATCCGGCCCCGCTCCACGTCCGTTCGCCCGCTTAGCCGAGGTGAAACCTGATCGAAATCGCGGGTGGGAACAGAGTTCTACGCTGGAGTGGAAGGGCTTTCAGCCGCACCCGGCGGCCAGGAACGGCCGGGCGGGCGGCTGGGGAAACGGGAGGCACGTACGTGGTCGACGCCCCGCACCGGGTCCCCGCGCGCACTGTGAGGCTGCGCTCGGTGGGCGACGGCGAACGCGAGTTGCAGTACCGGGTGGTGCACGGATACCGGCGCGCCTTCCGCATGGCCGGAGAGGGCCCGGCGCTCGTCCTCATCCACGGCATCGGGGACTCCTCGGCCACCTGGGCCGAACTCATCCCCGACCTCGCCCGCACGCACACCGTCATCGCCCCCGACCTGCTCGGGCACGGCGCCTCCGACAAACCCCGCGCCGACTACTCGGTGGCCGCGTACGCCAACGGGGTGCGGGACCTGCTCACCACGCTCGGCATCGAGTCGGCGACCCTGGTGGGGCACTCGCTGGGCGGGGGCGTGGCGATGCAGTTCGCCTACCAGTTCCCCGAGCGGACCGAGCGGCTGATCCTGGTCAGCGCGGGCGGGGTGGGCCGCGAGGTCAATCCGATGCTGCGGCTCGTCTCCCTGCCCGGCGCCCATCTGATGCTGTCCGCGCTGCGGTTGCCGGGCGCCCGGCTCCAAGTGGGGCTCGCGGTGCGGATGATGAAGGCCATGGACACCGATCTCGGGCAGGACGCGCCCGATCTGCTGAACCTGGTCGACGCGTTGCCCGACGAGACCTCCCGGAACGCGTTCATCCGGACCCTGCGTGCCGTGGTGGACTGGCGGGGGCAGGTCGTGACGATGCTGGACCGGTGCTATCTCACCGAGGGCATGCCGACCATGCTGCTGTGGGGCGACCGGGACAGCGTGGTGCCGGTGCGGCACGCGTTCGGGGCGCACGAGGCGATGCCGGGGAGCCGGCTGGAGATCTTCGAAGGCGCCGGGCACTTCCCGTTCCACGCCGACCCGGGGCGGTTCGTGGCGGTGGTGGAGGAGTTCACGAGGGAGACCGCGCCGGCCGACTGGAGCCGGGAGCGCTGGCGGGAGCTGCTGCGGGAGGGGCGGCCGGGGACGGCCGGCGGACGGGCGGGGAGCGTCCGTGAGCGGGCCGTGGAGCGGGAGCTGCGGGAGGTGAGCGAACGCAGCGCCACGTGAGGGCCGCGGGCGTGCTCAGCCTTGCGGGCCCAGATAGCCCAGCGACGCCTCGATACGGCCCGCCAGACGGTCCCGCTGCACCGGGCCCCGTACCGACGAACCGTCCAGCCAGGTACGGCACTTGCTGGCCAGCAGCAGGCCGAAGCGCTCGGCCTCCTTCTCGTCCTCCTGGTCGAAGCGGCTGCGGGCGGCGACCTTGAGGACGGCCGCCCTGAGGTCGGCGTCGTCGCTGAGCATCCGGGCCGCCACGGCGGCGCCCTCGACATGGTGGCTGCTGTGACCGGCCTGCATGTGCCACAGCTCGTGACCGAGGATGACCAACTGGTGGTCGGGGGCGGTGCGTTCCTCGACGACGACCAGATCCTGGTCGGCCATGTCCAGCCACAGGCCGCTCGCGGTGCCGACCGGGAAGGCCGACGTACGGAAGTGGACCGGGCGGCCGCGGCGGCGGCTCATCGCCTCGCACAGGGCCGTGTACAGCTCCGTGGGATGCGCCGCGGGGGCCGGGAAGGGCAGCTCCGCGACCAGCTCGCCGCACAGGCGGCGCATTTCCCTACCGATGCCCACAGTTAACCCCCGGCTCACGACTCGGGCCGTTTGACGCTCTCCAGAAGCATGTCCAGCCATTCGGCGACCTTGTCGCGATGCTGGTCGGTGGGCAGCTGTGCGGCCCGCCAGGCGATTCCGCGGACACCGTGGTCCTGGAGGAGCTGCTCCAGCGGGTCGCCCGTGGTGGCGACCGCCTCCTTCTCCCGGTCGGCCAGCTTCTGCAGGAGATCCTGTT includes:
- a CDS encoding 4'-phosphopantetheinyl transferase family protein, whose product is MIEDLLPDSVVAVETHGQADAENITLYPEEAALVARSVAKRRREFALVRACARRAMEKLGVPPQPVLPGERGAPQWPAGLTGSMTHCDGYCAAALVRAADLASLGIDAEPHGPLPDGVLDSVSLPDERIRLRHLAASRPGIHWDRLLFSAKESVYKAWFPLTGIWLDFAEADIDILVDPGEFPRGRLRAELLVPGPVLGGQRRGVFEGRWTVRDGLVATSVVVPHA
- a CDS encoding alpha-mannosidase — protein: MHDERRRIEERVERLHTQRIKPAIYAATVPFEVEAWQAPGEPVSFEEAAAARYEPFAMNTPWGPPWGTTWFRMRGEVPAAFAGRRVEAVIDLGFVGDWPGNQAEALVHLPDGRPLKAVNPLNQYVPIANPATGGEQIDYLVEAASNPDILANNFSEPTLLGDVLTAGDKPLYTFQRADIAVLDEEVWHLDLDIQVLLGVMTHLGDHEPRRHEIMHALDRAMDALDLDDISGSAPAVREILAPVLAKPAHASAHVVSGVGHAHIDSAWLWPIRETKRKTSRTFSNVTSLADEYDDFIFACSQAQQYEWVRDNYPHVWARIQESVKKGQWAPVGGMWVESDGNLPGGEAIARQLIHGKRFFIEHFGVETKGVWLPDSFGYNAAYPQLAKLAGNEWFLTQKISWNQTNKFPHHTFWWEGIDGTRIFTHFPPVDTYNARFSGEEMDRAVRNYAEKGAGTRSLAPFGWGDGGGGPTREIMERARRLADLEGSPKVVVEHPDEFFAKARAEYEDAPVWHGELYLELHRATYTSQARTKQGNRRSEHKLREAELWATTAALHAPDYAYPYDKLDRLWKTVLLHQFHDILPGSSIAWVHREAEAEYARVADELEALTAEAVAALGGGTAQVFNTSPYDRAEVIRTAEGSLAYVSVPANGSAAVTPSEPAQPVTVEGRVLDNGLVRVEIAEDGTLSSVYDLRAQREVLAEAGNLLRLHTDLPNYWDAWDIDKHYRNRYTDLLEGASVEVVEEDPLRAAVRVTRDFGKGSKLVQTITLRAGSPRIDFETEIDWHEAEKILKAGFPVDVRAAHSSAEIQFGHIQRPTHTNTSWEAARFEVSGHRWVHIGEPGYGVAVLNDSTYGHDVTRTVREDGGTTTKVSLSLVRAPRIPDPEADQGKHRFTYALLPGASIEDAVAEGYALNLPLRVADAAGAPEPVVSVDGDGITVEAVKLADDGSGDVVVRLYESRGGRAQGLLRTGFPLTGAEVTDLLERPLETANVTDGAVSVALRPFQILTLRLRRG
- a CDS encoding metallophosphoesterase family protein; the protein is MTSRADGAAQLLAISDLHIGYPENRALVEAVRPETDDDWLLVAGDVAETVDAIRWALETLAGRFRKVIWAPGNHELWTHPSDTVTLRGVARYEHLVEVCRDLGVLTPEDPYPVWEGPGGPVAVAPLFLLYDYSFLPSGCTTKEQGLEYAYGTGIVCTDEHLLHPDPYPSREAWCRARVTETERRLEALPDDLPTVLVNHYPLDRHPTDVLWHPEFAMWCGTTLTADWHRRFRVETMVYGHLHIPRTTWLDGVRFEEVSVGYPREWKKRPEPPGRLRRIAPGEVGAL
- a CDS encoding alpha/beta fold hydrolase; its protein translation is MVDAPHRVPARTVRLRSVGDGERELQYRVVHGYRRAFRMAGEGPALVLIHGIGDSSATWAELIPDLARTHTVIAPDLLGHGASDKPRADYSVAAYANGVRDLLTTLGIESATLVGHSLGGGVAMQFAYQFPERTERLILVSAGGVGREVNPMLRLVSLPGAHLMLSALRLPGARLQVGLAVRMMKAMDTDLGQDAPDLLNLVDALPDETSRNAFIRTLRAVVDWRGQVVTMLDRCYLTEGMPTMLLWGDRDSVVPVRHAFGAHEAMPGSRLEIFEGAGHFPFHADPGRFVAVVEEFTRETAPADWSRERWRELLREGRPGTAGGRAGSVRERAVERELREVSERSAT
- a CDS encoding alpha-L-fucosidase — protein: MPMQPWFTDAKLGIFVHWGIYAVDGVQESWSFYDDIVPHDRYMSQLERFTGAKYDPRAWADLFARAGAKYAVLTTRHHDGVALWDTEFGDLNLGKDYVGPYAEALREKGLKVGFYYSHSDWNHPDYASTRKPGRPPEQEDNRYSEVAAEDEDLEAWERFIAYRDGQIRELASRYRPDLMWFDGEWDRSEEQWRIPELAALIRSYVPDVVFNARMLSEGDYATPEQGAPIEPPDGPWELCLTINDSWGYQHADHNHKSLSQLIRYFTETIGGGGNLLLDVGPMEDGTIPQPQVERLEGLGEWIRKHAEAVYGTVRGLPAGHHYGPSTLSADRRTLYLTLFDIPRAEIGVRGLATAVRKVTVLGTGTELGHRVVGGLHEAVGVLWIDPPARTDLDPYATVLAVELDGELELYRGSGRF
- a CDS encoding toxin-antitoxin system, toxin component, which codes for MRRLCGELVAELPFPAPAAHPTELYTALCEAMSRRRGRPVHFRTSAFPVGTASGLWLDMADQDLVVVEERTAPDHQLVILGHELWHMQAGHSSHHVEGAAVAARMLSDDADLRAAVLKVAARSRFDQEDEKEAERFGLLLASKCRTWLDGSSVRGPVQRDRLAGRIEASLGYLGPQG
- a CDS encoding fibronectin type III domain-containing protein, giving the protein MRNPLSNPSRRPRRRLLALLATAGLALTGAVALPGTAQAANILTNPGLESGSLSPWSCTGNLGSVVSSPVHSGSKALAGAVSSSDNAKCSQTVAVKPNTAYTLSGWVRGSYVYLGVDGGASTWTSSPSAYAQLSVGFTTGASQTSATIYTHGWYAQGTYYADDISLDGPGGGGGSDTQAPTAPTSLRSTAKTSSTVSLAWNASTDNVGVTAYDIYSGSNQVLSVSGTTATVSGLSAGTAYTFTVKARDAAGNTSAASNAVSVTTDTGGGGGTGFKQAAPYLYEGWGDPPSVSTVMSSTGIKWFTMAFMLDGGGCNPMWDSNRPLTGGVDQTVINQIRSAGGDIVPSFGGWQGSKLGANCSSASALAAALQKVIDAYSLKAIDMDIENTDEFENEAVQARILTALKTVKANNPGLKTIVTFGTSTTGPTYYGNRLIEQAKSIGADIDVFTIMPFDFGGGSDMYGNTVNATEGLKAKLKSTFGWDDATAYAHIGISGMNGLSDQQELTSPAIWTQIRDWANSHHIARLAFWSVNRDRPCAGGGVVSNCSGISQNNWQFTSITAGFTG
- a CDS encoding ATP-grasp domain-containing protein, coding for MISRVRVWLNRTYAENVFFMDQLRKNPSDRAVEIHATHGDADSPVLAAADTADLEPEGLSPAGYVEYALDQCQRRGIDVFVPRLHQSAIVAHRAEFAAVGTALLAPPPEAVAVFEDKVIAYEAVQAIGVPVPPWFRVRSADELVAAVEELEAAGHKACFKPASGAGGVGFRVITRAPFSLVHLNGFPSPYVPLDVVVEALRQADEAVDWLVMPRLEQPEVSVDCLTGPDNRIRLAVGRTKNGRRRGFTLHEQWLEPARLIAEGFGLHYLSNIQFRMFGDRPVLMDVNTRPAGGLHQLSLCGVNAPWAAVQLALGEDPGEMVPPFLGQDYTVVSGPRPLRAVSLPQQREASEPLPAVPAPVVTEPVVVEAAASVLPL